Proteins from a genomic interval of Geodermatophilus obscurus DSM 43160:
- a CDS encoding S26 family signal peptidase: protein MTGVEALVTPWVVARVSGPSMTPTVRSGDRLLVRRVTSGDPVHEGAVVLARFPARPELLVVKRVRRAVPGGHWVEGDNSLVTDDSRAFGPAVVVGRVVGRLWPRPGRLPGRPA from the coding sequence ATGACGGGCGTCGAGGCGCTGGTCACGCCCTGGGTGGTGGCCCGGGTGTCCGGTCCGTCGATGACCCCCACGGTCCGCTCGGGCGACCGGCTGCTGGTGCGCCGGGTCACCTCCGGGGATCCGGTCCACGAGGGCGCCGTGGTCCTCGCCCGCTTCCCTGCCCGGCCGGAGCTGCTGGTCGTCAAGCGGGTGCGCCGCGCGGTGCCGGGCGGGCACTGGGTCGAGGGCGACAACTCCCTCGTCACCGACGACAGCCGCGCGTTCGGTCCAGCCGTCGTCGTCGGTCGGGTGGTCGGTCGGCTGTGGCCGCGACCGGGCCGGCTGCCCGGTCGTCCCGCCTAG
- the pssA gene encoding CDP-diacylglycerol--serine O-phosphatidyltransferase gives MPSSPSGARLPQTRRRTATVEFVRGSVRGTRRRALATLPSLFTLANMMCGFVAILVSIRGQYTLAAVLVGLSVVFDIADGAVARLVGAVTPFGLQFDSLADLVSFGLAPALVAFTLFSEGRDAWDPLGWVACGLWVACAAIRLARFNTTIDPTADKRYFTGMPSPGAAGVVLASVFAFGDQMQGRERLWVLLILAVPALLMVSTVRFRSFRSLVSPKSGRPYGLVAAALAVVVGFALVPVVTGCVLAYGYLLAPVLVPVLSPLGRLVPARLKELLT, from the coding sequence GTGCCCAGCTCCCCGTCCGGCGCCCGCCTCCCGCAGACCCGGCGGCGGACGGCGACCGTCGAGTTCGTCCGCGGGTCGGTGCGCGGCACCCGCCGGCGGGCGCTGGCGACCCTGCCCAGCCTGTTCACCCTGGCCAACATGATGTGCGGCTTCGTCGCGATCCTGGTCTCCATCCGCGGTCAGTACACGCTCGCCGCCGTCCTGGTCGGGCTCTCGGTGGTCTTCGACATCGCCGACGGCGCCGTCGCCCGGCTGGTCGGCGCGGTGACCCCCTTCGGCCTGCAGTTCGACTCGCTGGCCGACCTGGTCTCCTTCGGGCTCGCCCCGGCGCTGGTGGCCTTCACGCTGTTCTCCGAGGGCCGCGACGCCTGGGACCCGCTGGGCTGGGTGGCCTGCGGTCTGTGGGTGGCCTGCGCGGCGATACGGCTGGCGCGGTTCAACACGACCATCGACCCGACCGCGGACAAGCGGTACTTCACCGGCATGCCGAGCCCAGGGGCGGCCGGCGTCGTGCTCGCCTCGGTCTTCGCGTTCGGCGACCAGATGCAGGGCCGGGAGCGGCTGTGGGTGCTGCTCATCCTCGCCGTCCCGGCGCTGCTGATGGTCAGCACGGTCCGCTTTCGCTCGTTCCGCTCGCTGGTCAGCCCCAAGAGCGGCCGACCCTACGGGCTCGTCGCCGCGGCGCTGGCCGTCGTCGTCGGCTTCGCCCTCGTGCCGGTCGTGACCGGCTGCGTGCTGGCCTACGGCTACCTGCTGGCACCGGTCCTCGTACCGGTGCTCTCCCCCCTGGGCCGGCTGGTGCCGGCCCGTCTCAAGGAGCTGCTCACGTGA
- a CDS encoding GNAT family N-acetyltransferase, with the protein MSPSPDAPALAVDRARPDDFARIGQLTCDVYLDGGLASAAYGEQLRDVAGRADRAELLVARDDEGRVVGSVALVLEGDFGEVTESDDEAAFRMLVVDPAGQGRGIGELLVTACLERARAAGKRRMVLSTDRRMTTAQRLYERLGFTRLPERDWQPAPGIDLLVYALDL; encoded by the coding sequence GTGTCCCCGTCCCCCGACGCACCGGCCCTGGCCGTCGACCGCGCCCGTCCCGACGACTTCGCGCGGATCGGGCAGCTCACCTGCGACGTCTACCTGGACGGCGGGCTGGCCTCCGCCGCGTACGGCGAGCAGCTGCGCGACGTCGCCGGGCGGGCCGACCGGGCCGAGCTGCTCGTCGCACGGGACGACGAGGGTCGGGTGGTCGGCAGCGTGGCGCTGGTGCTCGAGGGCGACTTCGGGGAGGTCACCGAGTCCGACGACGAGGCGGCGTTCCGGATGCTCGTCGTCGACCCGGCCGGGCAGGGCCGCGGCATCGGCGAGCTGCTGGTGACCGCCTGCCTGGAGCGGGCGCGGGCAGCCGGGAAGCGGCGCATGGTCCTGTCCACCGACCGGCGGATGACCACGGCGCAGCGGCTCTACGAGCGGCTGGGGTTCACCCGGCTGCCGGAGCGCGACTGGCAACCCGCGCCCGGCATCGACCTGCTCGTGTACGCCCTCGACCTCTGA
- a CDS encoding GNAT family N-acetyltransferase → MSVRPVAPDDVAAVVDLVRELAGYEKAPHEARMTEEQLSAALFAESPLLFGHVAEADDGVVVGMALWFLNFSTWRGTHGIHLEDLYVQPQHRGSGLGRELLRTLADLCVQRGYSRLEWSVLDWNTPSIEFYEAAGAVPMDEWTVFRLTDDALTGFAADRRGLR, encoded by the coding sequence GTGAGTGTCCGGCCCGTCGCCCCCGACGACGTCGCCGCCGTGGTGGACCTGGTGCGGGAGCTGGCCGGGTACGAGAAGGCCCCGCACGAGGCCCGGATGACCGAGGAGCAGCTGTCCGCGGCACTGTTCGCCGAGTCCCCCCTGCTCTTCGGTCACGTCGCCGAGGCCGACGACGGGGTGGTCGTCGGGATGGCGCTGTGGTTCCTCAACTTCTCCACCTGGCGCGGCACCCACGGCATCCACCTCGAGGACCTCTACGTCCAGCCGCAGCACCGCGGCAGCGGGCTGGGCCGGGAGCTGCTGCGCACGCTGGCCGACCTGTGCGTTCAGCGCGGGTACAGCCGGCTGGAGTGGTCGGTGCTGGACTGGAACACCCCTTCGATCGAGTTCTACGAGGCCGCCGGTGCAGTGCCGATGGACGAGTGGACGGTCTTCCGGCTCACCGACGACGCCCTGACCGGCTTCGCGGCCGACCGCCGCGGGCTCCGCTGA
- a CDS encoding dTDP-4-dehydrorhamnose 3,5-epimerase family protein: MRQLAVGDAYVLDLVPHGDARGRFTEWYRADVLAGVVGHGLPLAQANHSVSARGVLRGVHFALVPPGQAKYVYCPAGRVLDVVVDVRVGSPTFGVHDAVVLDSEQPRAVYLAEGLGHAFLSLADGSSVTYLVSSGYDPAREFGVSPVDPALDLPWPDDVEFELSAKDQQAPTLAEARAQGLLPTIEQCRARYAELGTA, encoded by the coding sequence ATGCGCCAGCTCGCCGTCGGCGACGCCTACGTCCTCGACCTCGTGCCCCACGGCGATGCCCGTGGCCGGTTCACGGAGTGGTACCGCGCCGACGTGCTCGCCGGCGTCGTCGGCCACGGCCTGCCGCTGGCCCAGGCCAACCACAGCGTCTCCGCGCGTGGCGTGCTGCGCGGCGTCCACTTCGCGCTGGTCCCGCCCGGGCAGGCCAAGTACGTCTACTGCCCCGCCGGCCGGGTGCTCGACGTCGTCGTCGACGTCCGGGTCGGCTCGCCCACCTTCGGCGTGCACGACGCGGTCGTCCTCGACAGCGAGCAGCCGCGGGCGGTGTACCTGGCCGAGGGCCTCGGCCATGCCTTCCTGTCGCTGGCCGACGGCAGCTCGGTCACCTACCTGGTCTCCAGCGGCTACGACCCGGCCCGGGAGTTCGGCGTCTCGCCGGTGGACCCGGCTCTGGACCTGCCGTGGCCCGACGACGTCGAGTTCGAGCTGTCGGCCAAGGACCAGCAGGCGCCCACCCTGGCCGAGGCCCGCGCGCAGGGGCTGCTGCCGACGATCGAGCAGTGCCGCGCCCGCTACGCGGAGCTGGGCACGGCCTAG
- a CDS encoding HAD-IIA family hydrolase gives MDGVLVHEGLALPGAADFLDRLVAAGRRFLVLTNNSIFTPRDLSARLARSGLQVPEASIWTSALATADFLSTQLPNGSAYVIGEAGLTTALYEAGYTLTDTEPDYVVLGETRTYSFEAITRAIRLIGAGARFIATNPDVTGPSPEGPLPATGSVAAMITRATGSEPYFVGKPNPMMFRSAMNRIEAHSESTVMIGDRMDTDVVAGIEAGLDTILVLTGSTRASDVARFPFRPGRVLDSIADVVDLV, from the coding sequence ATGGACGGCGTCCTGGTGCACGAGGGCCTGGCACTGCCCGGCGCCGCGGACTTCCTCGACCGCCTGGTCGCGGCGGGCCGGCGCTTCCTGGTCCTCACCAACAACTCGATCTTCACGCCGCGGGACCTCTCCGCGCGGCTGGCGCGGTCGGGCCTGCAGGTCCCCGAGGCGTCGATCTGGACCTCGGCGCTGGCGACCGCGGACTTCCTGTCCACCCAGCTGCCGAACGGCTCGGCCTACGTCATCGGCGAGGCCGGCCTCACCACCGCGCTGTACGAGGCCGGCTACACGCTCACCGACACCGAGCCGGACTACGTCGTCCTCGGTGAGACCCGCACGTACTCCTTCGAGGCCATCACGCGGGCCATCCGGCTGATCGGCGCCGGGGCCCGCTTCATCGCGACCAACCCCGACGTCACCGGCCCCTCACCCGAGGGCCCGCTCCCGGCCACCGGCTCGGTCGCGGCGATGATCACCCGCGCCACCGGCTCCGAGCCCTACTTCGTCGGCAAGCCCAACCCGATGATGTTCCGCAGCGCCATGAACCGGATCGAGGCGCACTCCGAGTCGACGGTGATGATCGGCGACCGCATGGACACCGACGTCGTCGCGGGCATCGAGGCCGGCCTGGACACCATCCTGGTGCTCACCGGCTCGACCCGGGCCTCCGACGTGGCGCGCTTCCCGTTCCGGCCGGGCCGGGTGCTCGACTCGATCGCCGACGTCGTCGACCTGGTCTGA
- a CDS encoding VOC family protein — MAARLNPYLHFSGTAREAMEFYRSVLGGQLDVMTFGDAGGGGDQYPDDGVMHAFLRTADGLELMASDGHDPDAAGPDRVSLSLSGDDAPTLTRWFEALTEGGKVDVPLEQQVWGDTFGQVTDRYGVRWLVNISTASV, encoded by the coding sequence ATGGCCGCCCGTCTGAACCCGTACCTGCACTTCTCCGGCACCGCGCGCGAGGCGATGGAGTTCTACCGCTCCGTCCTCGGCGGGCAGCTCGACGTGATGACCTTCGGCGACGCTGGCGGCGGCGGCGACCAGTACCCCGACGACGGCGTCATGCACGCGTTCCTGCGCACCGCCGACGGGCTCGAACTGATGGCGTCCGACGGCCACGACCCCGACGCCGCCGGCCCCGACCGGGTCTCGCTGTCGCTGTCCGGCGACGATGCACCCACGCTGACCCGCTGGTTCGAGGCGCTGACCGAGGGCGGCAAGGTCGACGTCCCCCTGGAGCAGCAGGTGTGGGGCGACACCTTCGGCCAGGTGACCGACCGCTACGGCGTGCGCTGGCTGGTCAACATCAGCACCGCGTCGGTCTGA
- a CDS encoding metal-dependent hydrolase: MLGHSHALSGLAAGAATLPWAPVGGTVGQVAWIAAVGGMAMLPDLDHSGSTVSDMWGPLTDVPSGAVGRLAQGHRWGTHDAVLAPLAFGALALAAANASWASLLLMALAIGLALRALHFVIPGRAENTVVGNLVLPWAGAWLLLAHSPSPAWLPWAVALGVLTHIAGDALTTQGVPVPVLWLLRRSRVALTPLRTGTTLEKVVLVPAFVLVTLYCVYLNTDVRATVDPLLQGLPGRG, translated from the coding sequence GTGCTCGGTCACTCCCACGCGCTCTCCGGGCTCGCCGCCGGCGCCGCCACGCTGCCCTGGGCCCCGGTCGGGGGCACCGTCGGTCAGGTCGCCTGGATCGCCGCCGTCGGCGGCATGGCGATGCTGCCCGACCTCGACCACAGCGGCTCGACGGTCTCGGACATGTGGGGCCCGCTCACCGACGTCCCCTCCGGCGCCGTGGGGCGGCTGGCCCAGGGACACCGCTGGGGCACCCACGACGCCGTCCTGGCCCCGCTGGCCTTCGGCGCCCTGGCCCTGGCCGCGGCCAACGCCTCCTGGGCCAGTCTGCTGCTCATGGCGCTGGCGATCGGGCTGGCGCTGCGGGCACTGCACTTCGTCATCCCGGGGCGGGCGGAGAACACCGTCGTCGGCAACCTGGTGCTCCCCTGGGCCGGCGCCTGGCTGCTGCTCGCGCACTCCCCCAGCCCGGCGTGGCTGCCGTGGGCGGTCGCGCTCGGGGTGCTCACCCACATCGCCGGGGACGCCCTCACCACGCAGGGCGTGCCGGTGCCGGTGCTCTGGCTGCTGCGCCGCTCCCGGGTGGCGCTGACCCCGCTGCGCACCGGGACGACGCTGGAGAAGGTCGTGCTGGTGCCGGCGTTCGTGCTGGTGACCCTGTACTGCGTCTACCTGAACACCGACGTCCGCGCGACGGTCGACCCGCTGCTGCAGGGCCTGCCCGGACGGGGGTGA
- a CDS encoding diacylglycerol/lipid kinase family protein, whose product MRALVVANPAATTTNRGVRDRVLNTLADELQVEVAETTHRGHGSELARKACVEGVDVVLALGGDGTVNEVVNGLLHDGPGEHVPPLAVVPGGSTNVFSRALGRARDPLAATREVLDSLRAGRTRQISLGTASARGATTAPARLPDPKLAQAAADAGAAAHPEWGEPRWFAFSAGLGFDADVIGRVEAHRARGVRSTGLLYVLEATGTFVFGRGRRDPAMSIELVGEPAIDGLFLCLVSNVSPWTYLGARAVNPTPDASFDSGLDVFALGRTGIARMLQHVREVFAARPDVRGEGVHRWHDQAELTLTAHRPQGWQLDGDHLGTATGLRVRSVPSALTVVA is encoded by the coding sequence ATGCGCGCGCTCGTGGTGGCCAACCCCGCGGCGACGACGACCAACCGCGGCGTCCGCGACCGCGTGCTCAACACCCTCGCCGACGAGCTGCAGGTCGAGGTCGCCGAGACCACGCACCGCGGGCACGGCAGCGAACTGGCCCGCAAGGCGTGCGTCGAGGGGGTCGACGTCGTCCTCGCGCTCGGCGGCGACGGCACGGTCAACGAGGTGGTCAACGGCCTGCTGCACGACGGTCCCGGCGAGCACGTCCCGCCGCTGGCCGTGGTGCCCGGGGGCTCGACGAACGTCTTCTCCCGCGCTCTCGGTCGAGCCCGGGACCCGCTGGCCGCGACCCGCGAGGTCCTCGACTCGCTGCGCGCCGGACGCACCCGGCAGATCTCGCTGGGCACGGCCAGCGCCCGCGGCGCCACCACGGCGCCGGCCCGGTTGCCCGACCCGAAGCTGGCGCAGGCCGCGGCGGACGCCGGGGCCGCGGCGCACCCGGAGTGGGGCGAACCGCGCTGGTTCGCCTTCTCCGCCGGCCTGGGCTTCGACGCCGACGTCATCGGCCGGGTGGAGGCCCACCGCGCCCGCGGGGTCCGCTCCACCGGCCTGCTCTACGTGCTGGAGGCGACGGGCACCTTCGTGTTCGGCCGCGGACGCCGGGACCCGGCGATGTCGATCGAGCTGGTCGGCGAGCCCGCCATCGACGGGTTGTTCCTGTGCCTGGTCTCCAACGTCTCGCCGTGGACCTACCTGGGCGCCCGGGCGGTCAACCCGACCCCGGACGCCTCGTTCGACAGCGGCCTGGACGTGTTCGCGCTGGGCCGGACCGGCATCGCCCGGATGCTGCAGCACGTGCGCGAGGTGTTCGCCGCGCGGCCCGACGTCCGCGGCGAGGGTGTGCACCGCTGGCACGACCAGGCCGAGCTGACCCTCACCGCACACCGTCCGCAGGGCTGGCAGCTCGACGGCGACCACCTCGGGACGGCGACCGGACTGCGGGTCCGCAGCGTGCCGTCCGCACTGACCGTCGTCGCGTGA
- the sodN gene encoding superoxide dismutase, Ni: MRFGMFSAVAATAHCDVPCGVYDPAQARIEAESVKAIQEKYQANEDPVFRTRAIMIKDQRAELVKHHLWVLWTDYFKAPHFEKYPQLHELFNKATKQAGASGARGSMDPAEGQKLLDYIAEIDKIFWETKAAA, encoded by the coding sequence ATGCGTTTCGGCATGTTCTCCGCCGTGGCGGCGACCGCTCACTGCGATGTCCCCTGCGGCGTGTACGACCCGGCCCAGGCCCGCATCGAGGCGGAGTCCGTCAAGGCCATCCAGGAGAAGTACCAGGCCAACGAGGACCCGGTCTTCCGCACCCGCGCGATCATGATCAAGGACCAGCGCGCCGAGCTGGTCAAGCACCACCTGTGGGTGCTGTGGACCGACTACTTCAAGGCGCCGCACTTCGAGAAGTACCCGCAGCTGCACGAGTTGTTCAACAAGGCCACCAAGCAGGCCGGCGCCTCGGGGGCCCGGGGCAGCATGGACCCGGCCGAGGGCCAGAAGCTGCTCGACTACATCGCCGAGATCGACAAGATCTTCTGGGAGACGAAGGCCGCCGCCTGA
- a CDS encoding DUF6104 family protein — translation MYFTDRGLEELAGRRGEEQVTLAWLADQLQAFVDQHPDFEVPVERLATWLARGGTDDDDLDG, via the coding sequence GTGTACTTCACTGACAGGGGGCTGGAGGAGCTGGCCGGCCGGCGGGGCGAGGAGCAGGTGACGCTCGCCTGGCTGGCCGACCAGCTGCAGGCCTTCGTCGACCAGCACCCTGACTTCGAGGTGCCCGTCGAACGACTGGCCACCTGGCTGGCCCGCGGCGGCACGGACGACGACGACCTGGACGGCTGA
- a CDS encoding sensor histidine kinase, with protein MNSLSERLTRGAASAPAQVDHARRLVADWQLLADLSFADLTLWVPLRTGAWWCVAQVRPLTAPTSQPEDLVGSEVEGPAAGPFLVAHREGRPVTEGEPDWSGSTPRRREVVPVRHDGVVVAVLARDTNLAVTRSPSTLELTYLDIAADLCLMVSAGTFPPQKPLDGELSPRVGDGLVRLDADGRAVYASPNALSAYRRLGVTGDVVGADLARLTRDAAADRVAGEAVAAGIRAAVAGRFPDPMDVESVAATLLVRALPLQAPGAEEGALVLVRDVTDLRRRDRALLTKDATIREIHHRVKNNLQTVAALLRLQARRMTEPAAREALEESVRRVSSIAVVHETLAGSREDVVDVDDVLDRVLPMLGDLTSVGPAARTRRVGQFGELPAVAATPLVLVVTELLHNAAEHAFPDGSPGSIELVAERDGDDLVVRVRDDGRGLPEGFDLSASVGLGLQIVRTLVASELGGSLGMGRPGDGGTGTEVVLTLPGAGRLRR; from the coding sequence ATGAACAGCCTCTCCGAACGCCTCACCCGCGGCGCGGCCTCGGCGCCGGCCCAGGTCGACCACGCCCGCCGGCTGGTCGCCGACTGGCAGCTGCTCGCCGACCTGTCCTTCGCCGACCTGACGCTGTGGGTGCCGCTGCGCACCGGCGCGTGGTGGTGCGTCGCGCAGGTGCGCCCGCTCACCGCACCCACCAGCCAGCCAGAGGACCTCGTCGGCTCGGAGGTGGAGGGGCCGGCCGCCGGGCCGTTCCTGGTCGCGCATCGCGAGGGCCGCCCGGTGACCGAGGGGGAGCCGGACTGGTCGGGCAGCACCCCGCGGCGCCGGGAGGTCGTCCCGGTGCGCCACGACGGCGTCGTCGTCGCCGTCCTGGCGCGGGACACCAACCTGGCGGTGACCCGGTCGCCGTCCACCCTGGAGCTGACCTACCTCGACATCGCCGCCGACCTGTGCCTCATGGTCTCGGCCGGCACCTTCCCCCCGCAGAAGCCGCTCGACGGCGAGCTGAGCCCGCGGGTGGGGGACGGGCTGGTGCGGCTGGACGCCGACGGCCGCGCGGTCTACGCCAGCCCCAACGCGCTGTCGGCCTACCGTCGTCTCGGCGTCACCGGGGACGTCGTCGGCGCCGACCTGGCCCGCCTCACCCGGGACGCCGCGGCCGACCGGGTGGCCGGCGAGGCGGTCGCCGCCGGCATCCGGGCCGCGGTCGCCGGGCGGTTCCCCGACCCGATGGACGTCGAGAGCGTGGCGGCGACCCTGCTCGTGCGGGCGCTGCCGCTGCAGGCACCCGGCGCCGAGGAGGGCGCGCTGGTGCTGGTGCGGGACGTCACCGACCTCCGCCGGCGGGACCGCGCCCTGCTGACCAAGGACGCCACCATCCGGGAGATCCACCACCGGGTGAAGAACAACCTGCAGACGGTGGCCGCGCTGCTGCGGCTGCAGGCGCGCCGGATGACCGAGCCTGCGGCCCGCGAGGCGCTGGAGGAGTCGGTGCGGCGGGTGTCGTCGATCGCGGTGGTGCACGAGACGCTGGCCGGCAGCCGCGAGGACGTGGTGGACGTCGACGACGTCCTCGACCGGGTGCTGCCGATGCTCGGCGACCTGACCTCCGTGGGTCCGGCGGCGCGGACGCGGCGGGTCGGCCAGTTCGGCGAGCTCCCGGCGGTGGCGGCCACCCCGCTGGTGCTGGTGGTCACCGAGCTGCTGCACAACGCCGCCGAGCACGCCTTCCCCGACGGCAGCCCGGGCAGCATCGAGCTGGTGGCCGAGCGGGACGGGGACGACCTGGTGGTCCGGGTGCGGGACGACGGGCGGGGACTGCCCGAGGGCTTCGACCTCTCCGCCAGCGTCGGGCTGGGCCTGCAGATCGTGCGCACGCTGGTCGCCAGCGAGCTGGGCGGCAGCCTCGGCATGGGGCGCCCCGGCGACGGTGGCACCGGCACCGAGGTGGTCCTCACCCTGCCCGGAGCGGGGAGGCTCCGCAGGTAG
- a CDS encoding NAD(P)-dependent malic enzyme, with amino-acid sequence MSAQQHDGTADRFADDPAFAVHEGGKLVVRPTRPIETVADLALTYTPGVARVSSAIATEPALADRYTWAPRVVAVVSDGTAVLGLGDIGPAAALPVMEGKACLFSEFAGLSSVPVVLATTDVDAIVETVAAIAPSFGGINLEDISAPRCFEIEERLRERLDIPVMHDDQHGTAIVVLAALRNAARVVGRELGSLRVVVSGAGAAGVACTKILLGAGVGDIAVADSRGVLHTGRGDLTPIKRWLADNTNRSGYAGTMAGALEGADVYLGLSGGSVPESVIASMARDCIVFSLANPIPEVDPEMAARYAAVVATGRSGEPNQINNVLAFPGVFRGAIDARATGITEAMKLAAATAIADVVGDEVRADYVVPSPLDRRVAEAVATAVAACAREEGVTR; translated from the coding sequence ATGAGCGCGCAGCAGCACGACGGGACTGCCGACCGCTTCGCCGACGACCCGGCGTTCGCGGTGCACGAGGGCGGCAAGCTCGTCGTCCGCCCCACCCGCCCGATCGAGACGGTGGCCGACCTGGCGCTGACCTACACGCCGGGCGTCGCCCGGGTGTCCAGCGCGATCGCCACGGAGCCGGCCCTGGCCGACAGGTACACCTGGGCGCCGCGCGTGGTCGCGGTGGTCTCCGACGGCACCGCCGTCCTCGGCCTGGGGGACATCGGGCCGGCCGCGGCGCTGCCGGTCATGGAGGGCAAGGCCTGCCTGTTCAGCGAGTTCGCCGGGCTCTCGTCGGTGCCGGTGGTGCTCGCGACGACCGACGTGGACGCGATCGTGGAGACGGTGGCGGCGATCGCGCCGTCCTTCGGCGGCATCAACCTCGAGGACATCAGCGCCCCGCGCTGCTTCGAGATCGAGGAGCGGCTGCGCGAGCGGCTGGACATCCCGGTCATGCACGACGACCAGCACGGGACGGCGATCGTCGTCCTGGCCGCGCTGCGCAACGCCGCGCGGGTGGTCGGCCGGGAGCTCGGGTCGCTGCGGGTGGTCGTCTCCGGCGCCGGTGCGGCCGGGGTCGCCTGCACCAAGATCCTGCTGGGGGCCGGCGTCGGCGACATCGCCGTGGCCGACTCGCGGGGCGTGCTGCACACCGGCCGCGGCGACCTCACGCCGATCAAGCGCTGGCTCGCCGACAACACCAACCGGTCCGGCTACGCGGGCACGATGGCCGGCGCGCTGGAGGGCGCCGACGTCTACCTGGGGCTGTCCGGGGGCTCGGTGCCCGAGTCGGTGATCGCCTCGATGGCGCGCGACTGCATCGTCTTCTCGCTGGCCAACCCCATCCCCGAGGTGGACCCGGAGATGGCGGCCCGGTACGCGGCCGTCGTCGCCACCGGTCGCAGCGGGGAGCCCAACCAGATCAACAACGTGCTCGCCTTCCCCGGTGTGTTCCGCGGTGCGATCGACGCCCGGGCCACCGGCATCACCGAGGCGATGAAGCTGGCTGCGGCGACGGCGATCGCCGACGTCGTGGGGGACGAGGTGCGGGCCGACTACGTGGTGCCCAGCCCGCTGGACCGCCGGGTCGCCGAGGCGGTGGCGACCGCGGTGGCCGCCTGCGCCCGCGAGGAGGGCGTCACCCGCTGA
- a CDS encoding biotin/lipoyl-binding carrier protein produces MGGRSVEEVLVVVEEIHAEMVSSVWKVLVQPGTEVAAGDTLVILESMKMEIPVLTEQAGTVRELHVVEGEVLQEGDLIATVDG; encoded by the coding sequence ATGGGCGGCAGGTCGGTCGAGGAGGTGCTGGTGGTGGTCGAGGAGATCCACGCCGAGATGGTGTCGAGCGTGTGGAAGGTGCTCGTGCAGCCCGGCACCGAGGTGGCGGCCGGCGACACCCTGGTGATCCTCGAGTCGATGAAGATGGAGATCCCCGTCCTCACCGAGCAGGCGGGCACCGTCCGCGAGCTGCACGTCGTCGAGGGCGAGGTGCTCCAGGAGGGCGACCTCATCGCCACCGTTGACGGTTGA
- a CDS encoding WhiB family transcriptional regulator, whose product MDWRHRALCRDEDPELFFPIGTTGPALVQIEQAKGVCRRCPVVESCLDWALHSGQDSGVWGGLSEDERRALKRRQARTRVRTA is encoded by the coding sequence ATGGACTGGCGCCACCGCGCGCTCTGCCGCGACGAGGACCCGGAGCTGTTCTTCCCCATCGGGACGACCGGCCCCGCCCTCGTGCAGATCGAGCAGGCCAAGGGTGTGTGCCGGCGTTGCCCCGTCGTCGAGTCCTGCCTGGACTGGGCGCTGCACTCGGGACAGGACTCCGGCGTCTGGGGCGGACTCTCCGAGGACGAGCGGCGCGCGCTCAAGCGCCGCCAGGCTCGGACCCGCGTCCGCACCGCCTGA
- a CDS encoding phosphatidylserine decarboxylase yields the protein MRIDPAGWPFITGPLAPAAVLAAAGRASGRRSLRLAAWPFALLAAYMALFFRDPDRRCDVEPPAPDDVLSPADGVVMVAGEPQEGVAPEPAPEGGWQQVSVFLSVVDVHVNRSPYHGEVVESSYRRGSFLAAYRKESAHRNERSELCLRDTDGPAPRTVVFRQIVGVLARRIVTRTGVGRRLATGERMGLMKFGSRMDVFVPRDCAVLVRVGQRVRGGETVIARWSDAG from the coding sequence ATGCGTATCGACCCGGCCGGGTGGCCGTTCATCACCGGGCCCCTGGCACCCGCCGCCGTGCTCGCCGCCGCAGGGCGGGCCAGTGGCCGCCGGAGCCTCCGGCTCGCCGCCTGGCCCTTCGCCCTCCTGGCGGCCTACATGGCGCTGTTCTTCCGCGACCCCGACCGGCGTTGCGACGTCGAGCCGCCGGCCCCCGACGACGTCCTGTCCCCCGCCGACGGCGTGGTGATGGTCGCGGGTGAGCCGCAGGAGGGCGTCGCCCCGGAACCGGCCCCCGAGGGCGGCTGGCAGCAGGTCAGCGTGTTCCTGTCCGTCGTCGACGTGCACGTCAACCGCTCGCCGTACCACGGTGAGGTGGTGGAGAGCTCCTACCGCAGGGGCAGCTTCCTGGCCGCCTACCGCAAGGAGTCGGCGCACCGGAACGAGCGCAGCGAGCTGTGCCTGCGCGATACCGACGGCCCCGCCCCCCGCACCGTGGTCTTCCGGCAGATCGTCGGCGTGCTCGCCCGCCGCATCGTCACCCGCACCGGCGTCGGCCGGCGGCTGGCGACCGGCGAGCGGATGGGCCTGATGAAGTTCGGCTCCCGCATGGACGTCTTCGTCCCCCGGGACTGCGCGGTGCTCGTCCGGGTGGGCCAGCGGGTGCGCGGCGGCGAGACCGTCATCGCCCGCTGGTCCGACGCCGGCTGA